One genomic segment of Flagellimonas marinaquae includes these proteins:
- a CDS encoding PAS domain-containing sensor histidine kinase, producing MAKDEIAILKRALERQKKARAQAERILEEKSKELYDTAEHLKRANARLENLLDEKTDEVDAGFLSIIDSYVVMDLGFNVVRSNESAKDFLQFDKDSPKINLSSYVHPDFAQYTAESVQTLLDTGVLKNYRSKIILPNGEEKFVQINASIIYDRNRNPIAAQGILRDITQEKDIENLLANQRKQLKESENRLSTLIKNLEMAVLLEDENRNIALTNKKFCEMFSVPANPEDMTGMDCGCAAEKTKDLFKNPDQFMARVTEILENREPVLADELEMVDGRILERDYIPVISDGVYKGHLWSYRDVTLNRTFKRNLQAEKDKYSGIIANMNLGLVEVDTEDRIQMVNQSFCEMSGFTEEELTGKHASDVLSVQDESIIAEKNAKRIQNQSDSYEVEVINKYNEFRHWLISGAPRYDEKGKVIGSIGIHLDITEQKNLQLEKEKLLDKLEQSNESLKEYAYVVSHDLKSPLRSIEALASWLKNDYSEALGETGREYLGMIQDKIESMENLISGILAYSTANTSELNNTQIDLNEVISGIVDSIYIPENVKVVAPAPLPNIIADRTKMHQLFQNIISNAVVHIDKKVGKVEVLFQEESDHWKFRIKDNGVGIPKKYHKKIFDIFQSASTDKKSTGIGLSIVKKIIDRYNGSVWVESEEGIGTDFHFTIEKQTLKTERHEDLTSEKTI from the coding sequence ATGGCCAAGGATGAGATAGCAATTTTAAAAAGGGCGTTGGAGCGCCAAAAAAAAGCAAGGGCACAGGCCGAGAGGATACTCGAGGAAAAATCCAAGGAACTTTACGATACCGCAGAGCATCTTAAAAGAGCCAATGCGCGGCTAGAGAATCTATTGGACGAAAAAACCGACGAGGTAGATGCCGGATTTTTGAGTATCATTGATTCTTACGTGGTTATGGACCTTGGATTCAACGTGGTCCGAAGCAACGAATCTGCAAAGGATTTTCTTCAGTTCGACAAAGACAGCCCTAAAATCAATCTATCCAGCTATGTACACCCCGATTTTGCGCAATATACAGCAGAATCCGTTCAAACTCTTTTGGATACGGGTGTGCTAAAAAATTATAGATCCAAGATCATACTCCCCAATGGCGAAGAGAAATTTGTACAGATAAATGCAAGTATAATCTACGACCGTAATCGAAATCCCATTGCCGCCCAAGGAATTTTGCGTGATATCACCCAAGAAAAAGATATTGAAAATCTACTGGCAAACCAACGGAAACAATTAAAGGAATCCGAGAACAGGCTGTCCACATTGATCAAGAATTTGGAAATGGCGGTACTCTTGGAGGACGAAAACCGAAATATAGCCCTCACCAATAAAAAATTCTGCGAAATGTTCAGTGTTCCTGCAAACCCTGAAGATATGACAGGAATGGATTGTGGTTGTGCTGCAGAAAAAACTAAAGATCTATTTAAAAACCCAGATCAATTTATGGCCAGGGTAACGGAGATCCTCGAAAATCGGGAGCCGGTACTTGCCGATGAACTGGAAATGGTGGATGGCCGTATTTTGGAACGCGATTACATTCCCGTAATTAGCGATGGTGTTTACAAAGGCCACCTATGGAGTTACAGGGATGTAACGTTGAACAGGACCTTTAAGCGGAACCTCCAAGCCGAAAAGGACAAGTACAGTGGAATAATTGCAAATATGAACCTAGGCCTGGTCGAAGTGGATACCGAAGATCGCATTCAAATGGTAAACCAGAGCTTTTGCGAAATGAGCGGATTTACCGAAGAGGAACTTACGGGCAAGCATGCCAGCGACGTACTTTCGGTACAAGATGAATCCATAATTGCAGAAAAGAACGCCAAACGGATTCAAAACCAATCCGATTCTTATGAAGTAGAGGTCATCAATAAATATAATGAGTTTCGCCATTGGTTGATCAGTGGCGCACCAAGATATGACGAAAAAGGCAAGGTAATAGGTTCTATCGGAATCCATTTGGATATAACCGAACAAAAAAATCTACAGCTGGAAAAAGAAAAGTTGTTGGATAAACTGGAGCAGAGCAATGAAAGCCTAAAAGAATATGCCTATGTAGTTTCCCACGACCTAAAATCGCCGCTAAGAAGTATCGAAGCCTTGGCCAGTTGGTTGAAAAATGATTATAGTGAAGCCTTGGGCGAAACCGGCAGGGAATATTTGGGCATGATCCAGGACAAGATAGAATCCATGGAAAACCTGATCAGTGGAATATTGGCCTATTCCACCGCAAATACTTCGGAATTGAACAATACACAAATAGACCTAAACGAGGTAATCTCTGGTATTGTGGACAGCATTTACATTCCAGAAAATGTTAAGGTAGTCGCCCCTGCACCCTTACCAAATATCATCGCAGATAGGACCAAAATGCATCAATTGTTCCAAAACATTATTTCAAATGCGGTCGTCCATATCGATAAAAAAGTAGGAAAGGTAGAAGTACTGTTTCAAGAAGAATCCGATCATTGGAAATTCCGCATCAAGGATAACGGAGTGGGTATCCCGAAAAAATATCACAAGAAAATATTCGATATTTTTCAGTCCGCCTCAACCGATAAAAAATCAACAGGAATAGGTCTATCCATAGTTAAAAAAATCATCGACAGATATAACGGTTCCGTTTGGGTAGAAAGCGAAGAAGGAATCGGCACCGATTTCCATTTTACCATAGAAAAGCAAACCCTTAAAACCGAACGCCATGAAGATCTTACAAGCGAAAAAACAATCTAA
- a CDS encoding response regulator, translating to MKKSSILLVDDDEIYLFVTKKLLNSLSDDLIVNSFTDGEQALEYVHLCLSENVNLPEVILLDINMPYLDGWGFLSEFKKIKPKLEDQKVKIFMVTSSNSEDDIKKAKEFEEITGYVVKPIYEDKLKDILTEVFNTSLE from the coding sequence ATGAAAAAGTCGAGTATTTTATTGGTAGATGATGACGAGATTTATTTGTTCGTCACAAAAAAACTATTGAACAGCTTGTCGGATGATCTGATCGTAAATAGCTTTACGGATGGTGAACAGGCGCTGGAATATGTGCATTTATGTTTAAGTGAAAACGTCAACTTGCCAGAAGTTATCCTTTTGGATATCAATATGCCTTATTTGGATGGTTGGGGTTTTCTATCGGAATTCAAGAAAATAAAGCCAAAACTGGAAGACCAAAAAGTAAAGATATTCATGGTTACTTCCTCCAACAGTGAAGACGATATTAAAAAAGCCAAAGAGTTTGAAGAGATTACTGGCTATGTTGTAAAGCCCATTTACGAAGACAAATTAAAAGATATATTGACCGAGGTGTTCAATACCTCTTTGGAGTAA
- a CDS encoding NAD(P)H-dependent oxidoreductase, whose translation MSKVLILFAHPKFEASKANKALVDQVKDIPGVTFNDLYENYPDFLIDVEKEKEILNNHDIIIWHHPFYWYSCPPLLKQWIDLVLEFNWAYGPKGNALQGKKCLNAITTGGTQEVYCAQGSNMYTVNEFLRPFEQTARLCSMEYLPPFAVMGTHYLSESDLNTYANQYANLVRSLLNDSLLKTTKDSSLLNNIPKPKNLNSL comes from the coding sequence ATGTCCAAAGTATTGATATTATTCGCACACCCAAAGTTCGAGGCCTCCAAGGCCAACAAGGCCCTTGTAGATCAAGTCAAGGATATTCCAGGAGTAACCTTTAACGATCTGTACGAAAACTATCCAGATTTTCTGATCGATGTGGAAAAGGAAAAAGAAATTTTGAATAACCACGACATCATTATTTGGCACCATCCGTTTTATTGGTACAGTTGCCCACCCTTGCTCAAGCAATGGATAGACCTCGTACTGGAGTTCAATTGGGCCTATGGTCCAAAAGGAAACGCCCTGCAGGGCAAAAAATGTCTGAATGCCATTACCACAGGAGGCACTCAGGAAGTCTATTGCGCTCAAGGATCCAACATGTACACGGTCAATGAGTTTTTACGCCCTTTTGAACAGACCGCCAGACTTTGTAGCATGGAATACTTGCCCCCGTTCGCGGTTATGGGAACCCATTACCTATCGGAAAGCGATTTAAACACATATGCCAACCAATATGCCAATCTGGTCAGGTCTTTATTGAACGATTCACTTTTGAAGACTACAAAAGACAGCTCCTTACTAAACAACATCCCTAAACCAAAAAATCTGAATTCCTTATGA
- a CDS encoding cadherin repeat domain-containing protein: protein MKHTNLTFIYTLAVGSLFFSCSDDAEDTDNPIPEATIEITAQDVTITMDEVTQIEDGESLELSLASLADYITVEGAEGVEPVFSIKSQSVDGAFAIEGNNLILNNKTILDFETNPEFTAVVTVTVGDESKDLNVTLTLNDVHEATWSIGPIEVGMYENPENNEQLLIVAISNYNPELDGEVTVTLSEQSPANALRMDGKALLVNDASLFDFETNPTITAKFTVTDANGRTQENVITISLIDVAETSWTAENTAFTIDEHPNSGTVIGNIAPASTDSNIVLSYSISQITPDLLVIDTNGDVIVNHGYLMDYETGDKAATVTITDNQGNSQDIFIVVHLNNIQEPQWGFNVTSQGNITVNENLPNGNTLGIFSQYIVDYREGVHGTLSYSLANESVPRALGVTGQGFLQVNDASAFDYETNPTITATLKATDQRGTTNSVPVTITLNDLGELTLNDISVFVSSSSSPGDVAFTPSVFLDGVRIANTDLASDYVVTFSDYKINGQNTASSILELNNSGQVTLLNVLGSQDNFTAIMTVTSAQDQNITVSANVLVRF from the coding sequence ATGAAGCACACCAATCTTACATTTATCTACACGTTGGCAGTAGGATCATTATTTTTTTCTTGTTCCGATGATGCCGAGGATACCGATAACCCGATACCCGAGGCGACCATTGAAATTACTGCACAAGATGTTACCATAACCATGGATGAAGTAACCCAAATTGAAGACGGTGAATCTTTGGAACTTTCGTTGGCATCGTTGGCCGACTACATTACTGTGGAGGGCGCGGAAGGCGTTGAACCGGTATTCTCGATCAAATCGCAATCTGTTGATGGGGCCTTTGCCATTGAAGGGAACAACCTGATCCTAAACAATAAAACTATCTTGGATTTTGAAACCAACCCAGAATTTACCGCAGTTGTAACGGTGACGGTCGGGGATGAATCCAAGGATTTGAACGTAACCCTTACCTTAAACGATGTCCATGAGGCGACATGGAGCATTGGGCCAATTGAGGTCGGTATGTACGAAAACCCGGAAAACAACGAGCAATTATTGATCGTGGCCATATCAAACTATAATCCTGAGTTGGATGGGGAAGTCACGGTAACTTTAAGCGAACAAAGTCCAGCCAATGCTTTGCGCATGGATGGAAAGGCTTTACTGGTAAACGATGCCAGTCTTTTTGATTTTGAGACTAACCCTACCATTACGGCCAAGTTTACGGTTACAGATGCCAACGGGAGAACTCAAGAAAATGTGATCACCATTTCTTTGATAGATGTGGCAGAGACCAGTTGGACGGCAGAAAACACAGCCTTTACTATAGACGAACACCCCAATAGTGGTACAGTGATCGGCAATATTGCTCCCGCATCGACCGACTCCAACATTGTACTGAGCTATTCCATTTCACAAATTACACCAGATTTATTGGTGATAGATACTAACGGAGATGTAATTGTAAACCATGGTTATTTAATGGATTATGAAACAGGTGACAAGGCAGCTACGGTTACTATTACGGATAATCAGGGCAACTCACAAGACATTTTCATTGTTGTTCACCTAAACAATATACAAGAGCCGCAATGGGGCTTTAATGTTACTTCTCAAGGGAACATTACCGTGAACGAAAACCTGCCCAATGGAAATACTTTAGGTATTTTTTCGCAATACATCGTTGACTACAGGGAGGGCGTACATGGCACCTTAAGCTATTCGCTTGCCAATGAATCCGTGCCCAGGGCATTAGGTGTTACAGGGCAGGGATTTTTACAGGTTAATGATGCATCGGCATTTGATTATGAAACCAATCCAACAATCACTGCTACCTTAAAAGCTACGGATCAAAGGGGTACCACCAATAGTGTGCCCGTTACCATTACTTTAAACGATTTGGGAGAACTTACCTTAAATGATATATCCGTATTTGTTTCATCCAGCAGTAGTCCAGGTGATGTTGCGTTTACGCCGTCCGTGTTTTTGGATGGGGTTAGAATCGCCAATACTGATTTAGCAAGCGATTATGTTGTGACTTTTAGTGACTATAAGATAAACGGGCAAAATACGGCAAGTTCTATTTTGGAACTTAATAATTCCGGGCAAGTTACGTTGTTGAATGTTTTGGGATCCCAAGATAATTTTACGGCAATTATGACCGTTACCAGTGCACAGGACCAAAACATTACCGTTTCTGCCAATGTATTGGTTCGTTTTTAA
- a CDS encoding ATP-binding protein has translation MWSRILKVIAALYIPLLIFSLVWSYFQKQSLIDNLAMIQQRDIIKKSYHLTNQVNYLIESTKFWSDYAFPVSFSKNHQLDTSFINNYIKTVQLQKNFDQFRVLDLHGNEVLRYEKVAPRTMVKQMDLQNKVDRSYFQKGLSLKKGQVYVSPIELNKEYGIIEFPHKPVLRGITPVFNVNKEQIGLAVINFDLSERLQMMKTGLVNENFYLIDKNQNIVTTNLSVDTMPHIVEKIIPDSTEYKKLQLTNLIFREDTSFLEKGSLWVFRNVNIGFEKDIGMNRYINTIDVITDNDWAIIQEIPKAYIDSRLEIINKNLILFNFLTLVVIFLVGIYYAHLQEERSMFVSELETKNNALAKGKVQLEATNLLLKKVNNKLWLRNQQLEEFNYVVAHNLKSPVSSMSIVVDLLSKSKDQKSFDEFFPKLRSISESIKTLTEDVHTYVSILSNKKLKIENVNLLLLLKDVENDFVETLLDREASNFKTVYKLDAWHSLKCSKFYMKSIFQNLLSNAIKYRKPNAESHFIVETAWENNQKVLYVRDNGLGINMDRHRDSIFKLYKKFHRNISGKGMGLFIVKSQLEAMNATIEIESEEGVGTTFKIKFS, from the coding sequence ATGTGGAGTAGAATTTTGAAGGTTATTGCGGCACTGTACATCCCTTTGTTGATTTTCTCGCTTGTTTGGTCCTATTTTCAAAAACAAAGCTTGATAGATAATCTGGCGATGATACAGCAAAGGGATATTATAAAAAAAAGCTATCATCTTACCAATCAGGTAAATTATCTCATCGAGTCCACTAAATTTTGGTCCGATTATGCTTTCCCCGTTTCATTTTCCAAGAACCATCAGCTGGATACCTCATTTATCAACAATTACATCAAAACTGTACAACTGCAAAAAAACTTTGATCAATTTCGAGTATTGGATCTACACGGGAACGAGGTTTTACGTTATGAGAAAGTTGCTCCCCGGACCATGGTAAAACAAATGGATCTCCAGAACAAGGTGGATCGGTCATACTTTCAAAAAGGTTTATCGCTAAAAAAGGGACAGGTTTACGTTTCTCCCATAGAACTTAACAAAGAGTACGGGATTATTGAGTTTCCCCATAAACCGGTTTTGCGTGGGATAACACCTGTATTTAATGTTAATAAAGAACAAATTGGACTGGCCGTGATCAACTTTGATCTTAGCGAGAGGTTACAAATGATGAAGACCGGGCTGGTGAACGAAAACTTTTATTTAATAGACAAGAACCAAAACATCGTTACAACCAATCTATCGGTGGACACCATGCCGCATATAGTAGAGAAGATCATTCCCGATTCCACGGAGTATAAAAAGCTTCAACTAACGAACCTTATTTTTAGGGAGGACACTTCCTTTCTCGAAAAAGGTAGTTTATGGGTTTTTAGAAATGTGAATATCGGTTTTGAAAAAGATATTGGCATGAACCGTTACATAAATACAATCGATGTTATTACCGACAACGATTGGGCCATAATCCAAGAGATTCCAAAAGCCTATATAGATTCCAGGTTGGAAATAATTAATAAAAATTTGATCCTTTTTAATTTTTTGACCCTTGTGGTCATTTTTTTAGTAGGGATATACTATGCCCATTTACAAGAAGAACGAAGCATGTTTGTTTCCGAACTGGAAACAAAGAACAATGCATTGGCCAAGGGCAAGGTGCAACTTGAGGCAACCAACTTATTGCTCAAAAAAGTAAACAACAAATTGTGGTTGCGCAACCAGCAATTGGAAGAGTTCAACTACGTGGTGGCACATAATCTTAAATCACCGGTGAGCAGTATGTCCATTGTGGTGGATTTATTAAGTAAATCCAAAGATCAAAAATCTTTTGACGAATTTTTTCCAAAACTTAGATCCATTTCCGAGAGCATTAAAACCCTTACCGAAGATGTACACACTTATGTTTCCATATTGAGTAATAAAAAGCTTAAAATTGAGAACGTAAACTTGTTGTTGTTGCTCAAGGATGTTGAAAACGATTTTGTTGAAACCCTTTTGGACCGCGAGGCCAGCAACTTTAAGACCGTATACAAACTGGACGCCTGGCACTCTCTTAAATGCTCCAAGTTTTACATGAAGAGTATTTTTCAGAACTTGTTGTCCAATGCCATTAAATACAGAAAACCTAATGCCGAATCCCATTTTATTGTAGAAACAGCATGGGAGAACAACCAAAAGGTTCTGTATGTTCGGGATAACGGGCTCGGTATAAATATGGACCGCCATCGAGATAGCATATTTAAACTCTATAAAAAGTTCCACCGCAATATTTCTGGCAAAGGTATGGGCCTATTTATAGTAAAATCACAATTGGAGGCCATGAACGCCACAATCGAAATAGAGAGTGAAGAAGGTGTTGGTACAACGTTTAAAATAAAATTTAGCTAA
- a CDS encoding monovalent cation:proton antiporter-2 (CPA2) family protein produces the protein MTGSILFQAIVFLAGAVICVPIAKRLGLSSVLGYLLAGVLIGPFLLGFVGEEGDDILHFAEFGVVMMLFLIGLEIEPKNFWKMRKTILGLGGLQVLATTALSYLFFTWVGYEWKVALTVSMAVALSSTAITLQTLKEKGLFQTTYGTSSFSILLFQDIIVIFMLGALPLLSNNASGAATDTHSGSANLLENLPLGLQTLAIILSVAMIVVAGRYLIVPLLRKVATARVRELLTASALLIVTGISFLMEFVGLSPALGAFLGGVVLATSEFKHELESTLEPFKDLLLGLFFMAVGASINFMVIQENPGTVGGFLLAIIVLKALVLFIVGAVFKLKLDQRLLLTVGLAQIGEFAFVLLSFAFQLDILSKEMMDIMLVITALTMTLTPILSMVNERLVLPKVGTKESEKRPIDHIAKNSKIILVGFGHFGSTIGRFLRAHGVEATILDSDSNRVDFLRRMGFEVYYGDATRIDLLESAGIGQADMLISAIDNPDTTLKLVELVKHKHPNVQLIVRAKNRYDAFKLLNLGVENIYRESLDTSVKMASDVLSQLGFRKHTLHRQAQNFIKMDVELLKRQSQLPKIDKDYIFQARESMAQQEKVLEDDLKRGIMGNDGHWDTEQMRISYSTNKEQ, from the coding sequence ATGACCGGAAGTATACTTTTTCAAGCCATTGTGTTTCTTGCCGGAGCGGTTATTTGCGTGCCTATCGCCAAGCGACTTGGCCTAAGTTCGGTTTTGGGATATTTATTGGCCGGGGTTCTTATTGGCCCATTTCTTTTGGGATTTGTTGGTGAAGAAGGTGACGACATCCTTCATTTTGCCGAGTTCGGTGTGGTAATGATGCTTTTTTTGATCGGCCTGGAAATAGAACCCAAAAACTTTTGGAAGATGCGAAAGACCATTTTGGGCTTGGGCGGATTACAAGTTTTGGCTACCACTGCGCTATCATATCTATTTTTTACTTGGGTAGGTTACGAATGGAAAGTGGCCCTGACCGTTTCCATGGCCGTTGCACTATCATCCACGGCCATTACTTTGCAGACCCTAAAAGAAAAGGGACTGTTCCAAACCACTTACGGAACATCCTCCTTTTCCATCCTACTCTTTCAGGATATCATCGTCATCTTTATGTTGGGTGCCCTTCCATTATTGTCCAACAATGCCAGCGGAGCTGCCACGGACACTCATTCCGGCAGTGCCAATTTATTGGAGAATTTGCCATTGGGACTACAGACCCTCGCCATTATCCTTTCGGTGGCAATGATCGTTGTTGCCGGCAGGTATTTGATAGTTCCCCTTTTGCGTAAAGTGGCCACTGCAAGGGTAAGGGAGTTATTGACCGCCTCTGCCCTTTTGATCGTAACGGGCATATCCTTTTTAATGGAATTTGTAGGTCTTAGCCCAGCACTAGGCGCTTTTTTGGGCGGAGTGGTCTTGGCGACCAGTGAGTTTAAACACGAACTCGAAAGCACTTTGGAACCCTTTAAGGATTTGTTATTGGGATTATTTTTTATGGCCGTAGGTGCTTCCATAAACTTTATGGTAATCCAAGAAAACCCAGGAACCGTCGGCGGGTTTTTATTGGCCATTATAGTTTTAAAAGCCTTGGTCCTTTTTATTGTAGGTGCAGTCTTTAAGTTAAAATTAGATCAACGATTGTTATTGACCGTTGGGCTTGCACAAATTGGTGAATTTGCCTTTGTTTTGCTCTCGTTTGCATTCCAATTGGATATTCTAAGTAAAGAAATGATGGATATAATGCTGGTTATTACAGCATTGACCATGACCCTTACCCCTATTTTAAGCATGGTAAACGAACGTTTGGTCCTTCCAAAAGTAGGCACCAAGGAATCCGAGAAACGACCAATTGACCATATCGCCAAAAACAGTAAGATCATTTTGGTCGGTTTTGGACATTTTGGCAGTACCATTGGAAGGTTTTTAAGAGCACACGGCGTTGAGGCCACTATTTTGGATTCCGATTCGAACAGGGTGGATTTTTTAAGAAGAATGGGGTTTGAGGTCTATTATGGAGACGCAACACGCATCGACCTATTGGAATCTGCCGGAATAGGACAAGCCGATATGTTGATAAGTGCCATAGACAACCCGGATACCACGTTAAAACTGGTAGAACTTGTAAAGCACAAACATCCAAATGTACAATTGATCGTTAGGGCCAAAAACCGTTACGATGCCTTTAAATTATTGAACCTCGGGGTAGAAAATATATATCGTGAATCCTTGGATACCTCGGTAAAGATGGCCAGCGATGTTCTAAGTCAATTAGGTTTTAGAAAACATACTTTGCACAGGCAGGCCCAGAATTTCATCAAAATGGATGTAGAACTGCTAAAGCGCCAGTCACAATTGCCCAAAATCGATAAAGATTATATTTTCCAAGCCAGAGAATCCATGGCGCAACAGGAAAAAGTCTTGGAGGACGACCTCAAAAGAGGGATTATGGGCAACGACGGACATTGGGACACCGAACAAATGCGGATATCCTACAGCACCAATAAAGAGCAATAA
- a CDS encoding heme NO-binding domain-containing protein, with product MKGIVFTEFLEMVEDQFGLETVDDIIEAADLPSDGIYTSVGTYDFNEMVALLQSLSQKTNMSIDDLLYAFGHYLFGSLGKAHPEVIKSYTSPIGLLYSIEDHIHVHVQKLYPDAELPTFNILDKTDTSISMVYVSSRGLYRLAHGLIEKCFEHFNTTSKVTYELLKEDGTEVKFDVVQDGQG from the coding sequence ATGAAAGGAATAGTATTTACCGAATTTTTGGAAATGGTGGAGGACCAATTTGGGTTGGAGACCGTGGATGACATTATCGAAGCGGCCGACTTGCCCTCGGACGGCATTTATACCTCTGTTGGAACCTACGATTTTAACGAAATGGTGGCCCTTCTACAAAGTTTGAGCCAAAAGACCAATATGTCCATAGACGACCTATTGTATGCCTTTGGCCATTATTTGTTCGGAAGTTTGGGAAAGGCGCATCCCGAAGTAATAAAAAGTTATACCTCTCCCATCGGATTGCTTTATTCCATTGAAGATCATATTCATGTGCATGTTCAAAAACTCTATCCCGACGCCGAACTGCCCACTTTTAACATCTTGGATAAAACGGATACATCAATTTCCATGGTATATGTTTCCTCTAGGGGACTATATCGATTGGCTCACGGATTAATAGAAAAATGTTTTGAACATTTTAATACCACCTCCAAAGTTACCTACGAACTTTTAAAAGAGGACGGAACCGAAGTCAAATTTGATGTTGTACAGGATGGCCAAGGATGA
- a CDS encoding response regulator: protein MHILFIEDDAIETMKFQRTLSKLETKHTLIEAKNGEEALEYLESGKSLPDIILLDLNMPRMNGIEFLGILKEHKKIKYLPTIVLTTSENRDDLLECYKIGIAGYIIKPLKYEDYETKIRNVLEYWNINELVKA from the coding sequence ATGCACATCTTATTCATTGAGGACGACGCTATCGAAACCATGAAGTTTCAGCGAACCCTTTCCAAATTGGAAACCAAGCATACCTTGATCGAAGCTAAAAACGGTGAAGAAGCGTTGGAATATTTGGAGTCTGGCAAATCCTTGCCGGATATCATTTTACTGGATCTGAACATGCCCCGAATGAACGGAATCGAATTCTTGGGCATATTAAAAGAACATAAAAAAATAAAATACTTGCCCACAATAGTGCTTACCACATCCGAAAACCGGGACGATTTATTGGAATGTTACAAAATAGGTATTGCAGGGTATATTATAAAACCCCTCAAATACGAGGATTATGAAACCAAAATACGAAACGTTCTGGAGTACTGGAACATCAACGAACTGGTCAAAGCCTAG